The Porphyrobacter sp. HT-58-2 genome segment TCCGAAGCCCCGCTCTTCGCCCCTGCCACCGCAGGCGGCATCGCCGTGCCTCCCCCGGAAGACGACGCCGTGGTTGAAGAACGTCCCGAGGACGCCGAGATCATCGCTGCGATCAACGAGTTGCTCGAAACCCGCGTGCGCCCCGCCGTGGCAGGCGACGGCGGCGACATCGCCTATCGCGGCTTCCGCGACGGGGTGGTTTACCTTACCCTGCAAGGATCATGCTCGGGATGCCCGTCGAGCACGGCGACATTGAAGCATGGCATCGAAGGCCTGCTCAAGCATTACGTCCCCGAAGTCACCGAAGTGCGCGCGGCGTAACCCATGCAGTTTCACGATTCTGCCCTGAGCGCCGAGGCGCTGGCCCAACTGTTCAACGAGGCCCGCAGCTACAACGGCTGGCTCGACAAGCCCGTCAGCGATGAACAGCTCCATGCGATCTGGGATCTGGTGAAGATGGCCCCGACCTCTGCCAACATGCAGCCGGCGCGGATCGTCTGGGTCAAGTCTGCCGAGGCCAAGGCCCGGCTTGCCGACTGCGTGATGGAAGGCAACAAGGCCAAGGTCCTCGCCGCCCCCGTCACCGCCGTGATCGGCTACGATATCGATTTCCACGAGGAACTGCCCTGGCTGTTCCCGCACACCGATGCGAAAAGCTGGTTCGAAGGTGACGAGGAAGGCCGCAAGGAGGGCGCGTTCCGCAATTCCTCGCTGCAAGGTGCTTACCTGATGCTTGCCGCGCGCGCGCTGGGTCTTGATTGCGGGCCGATGTCGGGCTTCGATCAGGCAGCGGTCAACGCCGCCTTTTTTGCCGACACGCCCCGCCACCGGGTCAATTTCATCTGCTCGGTCGGCTATGGTGATCCTGCCAGCATCTTCGACCGCTCGCCCCGCCCGGATTTCGCGCGCTTCAACCGCAT includes the following:
- a CDS encoding malonic semialdehyde reductase, which codes for MQFHDSALSAEALAQLFNEARSYNGWLDKPVSDEQLHAIWDLVKMAPTSANMQPARIVWVKSAEAKARLADCVMEGNKAKVLAAPVTAVIGYDIDFHEELPWLFPHTDAKSWFEGDEEGRKEGAFRNSSLQGAYLMLAARALGLDCGPMSGFDQAAVNAAFFADTPRHRVNFICSVGYGDPASIFDRSPRPDFARFNRIA
- a CDS encoding NifU family protein; protein product: MFIETETTPNPAALKFLPGTTVMPAGSREFATPEAADASPLAQAIFDTGEVVNVFFGADFVSVTAAPGADWSALKPQVIAILLDHFVSEAPLFAPATAGGIAVPPPEDDAVVEERPEDAEIIAAINELLETRVRPAVAGDGGDIAYRGFRDGVVYLTLQGSCSGCPSSTATLKHGIEGLLKHYVPEVTEVRAA